In Candidatus Sulfurimonas marisnigri, a single genomic region encodes these proteins:
- the hslV gene encoding ATP-dependent protease subunit HslV, producing MFDATTILAYKGKNRAVIGGDGQVTFGDSVLKGNATKIRTLHNGKILAGFAGSTADAFNLFDMFEEFLKDKKGDILKSVIEFSKAWRKDKVLRRLEAMMIVLNNDHIFILTGNGDVVEPEDGELASIGSGGNYAISAARALKKHAKLDEEELVKEALHVAADLCIYTNHNIKTLTLDGENK from the coding sequence TTGTTTGATGCAACAACAATACTTGCTTACAAAGGTAAGAATAGAGCGGTTATAGGAGGTGACGGGCAAGTCACTTTTGGTGATAGCGTACTTAAAGGCAATGCAACAAAAATCCGTACACTTCATAACGGTAAAATACTTGCTGGTTTTGCTGGAAGTACTGCTGATGCATTTAATCTATTTGACATGTTTGAAGAGTTTTTAAAAGATAAAAAAGGTGATATTTTAAAATCTGTTATAGAGTTTTCTAAAGCGTGGAGAAAAGACAAAGTTCTTCGTCGCCTTGAAGCTATGATGATTGTTTTAAATAACGATCATATTTTTATACTCACTGGAAATGGTGATGTTGTAGAGCCTGAAGATGGAGAGTTAGCATCAATTGGCAGTGGTGGAAATTATGCCATATCTGCTGCGCGTGCGCTAAAAAAACATGCAAAACTAGATGAAGAGGAGTTGGTTAAAGAGGCGTTACATGTAGCGGCTGATTTGTGTATTTATACCAACCACAATATAAAAACGCTAACACTAGATGGAGAGAATAAGTGA
- the hslU gene encoding HslU--HslV peptidase ATPase subunit → MNLTPKEIVEYLDKYVISQHNAKKTIALALRTRYRRMQLDDELQDEIMPKNILMIGSTGIGKTEISRRLAKMMQVPFIKVEASKYTEVGFVGRDVESMIRDLVVSSIAIVKAEKEEQNREKIQNYILNKIVEKLLPPLPDTASESKKDDYQRLLKAMEERVTSGEMDDKVIELEMQKIHVEFNDTNLPPEMAKVQESFSKIFETMNKEDNKKEVTVKDAKSILKLEATSKLLDMTNINAEALKRAEDGGIIFLDEIDKIAVSEKSQGRNDPSKEGVQRDLLPIVEGSSVTTKYGVINTDHILFIAAGAFHTTKPSDLIPELQGRFPLRVELESLTEDTLYKILTQTNNSLLKQYEALLGVEGMKLVFEDEAIKAIAKLSHRANEITEDIGARRLHTVLEKVLEDISFNADEKSGEEYKITSELVHEKLDLVVENDDLSRYIL, encoded by the coding sequence GTGAATTTGACACCAAAAGAGATAGTTGAATATTTAGACAAGTATGTTATTTCGCAACATAATGCTAAAAAAACTATTGCACTGGCTCTTAGAACAAGATATAGAAGAATGCAATTAGATGATGAACTTCAAGATGAAATAATGCCTAAAAATATATTGATGATTGGTTCAACTGGTATTGGTAAGACTGAAATCTCAAGACGACTTGCTAAAATGATGCAGGTTCCTTTTATTAAGGTAGAAGCTAGTAAATATACTGAAGTCGGTTTTGTTGGTCGTGATGTTGAGTCTATGATTAGAGATTTAGTTGTTTCATCAATTGCAATTGTTAAAGCTGAAAAAGAGGAACAAAATAGAGAAAAAATACAAAACTATATTTTAAATAAAATAGTTGAAAAACTTCTCCCGCCACTTCCAGATACTGCAAGTGAATCTAAAAAAGATGACTACCAAAGACTTCTAAAAGCAATGGAAGAGAGAGTAACATCTGGCGAGATGGATGATAAAGTCATAGAACTTGAAATGCAAAAGATACATGTAGAGTTTAATGACACAAATTTACCTCCTGAAATGGCAAAAGTCCAAGAGAGTTTTTCTAAAATATTTGAGACAATGAATAAAGAAGATAATAAGAAAGAAGTAACTGTAAAAGATGCTAAATCAATTTTAAAACTTGAAGCGACATCCAAACTATTAGATATGACAAATATCAATGCTGAAGCACTTAAGCGAGCTGAAGATGGTGGAATAATCTTTCTTGATGAGATAGACAAGATAGCCGTTAGTGAAAAATCTCAAGGAAGAAATGATCCAAGTAAAGAGGGAGTTCAAAGAGATTTGCTACCAATTGTTGAAGGGAGCAGTGTTACTACAAAATACGGTGTTATAAATACTGACCATATCCTTTTTATAGCTGCTGGTGCATTTCACACAACAAAGCCTAGTGATCTAATTCCTGAACTTCAGGGTAGATTTCCTCTGAGAGTTGAACTTGAATCTTTAACGGAAGATACACTATACAAGATTCTGACACAAACAAATAACTCTTTGCTTAAGCAATATGAAGCACTATTGGGTGTTGAGGGGATGAAGTTGGTATTTGAAGACGAGGCTATTAAAGCAATTGCAAAGCTTTCTCACAGAGCTAACGAAATAACTGAAGATATTGGCGCAAGAAGACTCCATACTGTACTTGAAAAAGTTTTAGAAGATATTAGTTTTAACGCTGATGAAAAGAGTGGTGAAGAGTATAAAATTACTTCAGAATTAGTACATGAAAAGCTTGATTTAGTTGTTGAAAATGATGACTTATCCCGCTATATACTTTAA
- the era gene encoding GTPase Era, with protein MTKVDSTKETRAGFVSLIGRPNAGKSTLMNSLLGENIAMVSQKANATRRRSNAIVMYEDTQIIFVDTPGLHEREKILNQFMLDEALKAMGDCDLIVYLAPITDSTEHYEKFLKLNNGKVKHIIVLSKIDQVNQDKLFKRIASYNQYSDQFEALIPVAIPKKMGHDELLKVISRNLPNSPFLYDPDDLTSELVRDIYAGFIREGIFENVSDEVPYEADVLIDSIKEEKNIDKIFATIIIEKESQKGIIIGKSGDSIKRIGKYSREKIEMLSGKKAYLELQVSVKKGWTKDKAFLQEIGYSS; from the coding sequence ATGACAAAAGTGGATTCTACTAAAGAAACTAGAGCTGGCTTTGTATCTCTAATCGGTCGTCCAAATGCTGGGAAAAGCACACTTATGAATTCACTTTTAGGTGAAAACATAGCTATGGTTAGCCAAAAAGCGAATGCTACAAGAAGAAGATCAAATGCAATAGTAATGTATGAAGATACTCAAATTATATTTGTTGACACTCCAGGCTTGCATGAGAGAGAAAAAATTTTAAATCAATTTATGCTTGATGAAGCTCTTAAAGCAATGGGTGATTGTGATTTGATAGTATATCTAGCACCAATCACAGACTCTACTGAACACTATGAAAAATTTTTAAAACTTAATAATGGCAAGGTTAAACACATAATAGTGCTTAGTAAAATAGACCAAGTAAATCAAGATAAACTATTTAAAAGAATTGCTTCATATAATCAATATTCAGATCAGTTTGAAGCACTTATACCAGTTGCCATTCCTAAGAAAATGGGTCATGATGAACTACTTAAAGTTATCTCTAGAAATTTACCCAATAGTCCTTTCCTTTATGATCCTGATGATTTAACAAGTGAGCTTGTACGTGATATATATGCTGGTTTCATCAGAGAAGGAATTTTTGAAAATGTCAGTGATGAAGTACCTTATGAAGCTGATGTACTAATTGATTCTATTAAAGAAGAAAAAAACATAGATAAAATTTTTGCCACAATTATCATTGAAAAAGAGTCGCAAAAAGGTATTATTATTGGTAAAAGTGGTGATTCTATTAAGAGAATTGGGAAATACTCTAGAGAGAAAATAGAAATGCTTAGTGGGAAAAAAGCTTACCTTGAGTTACAGGTCTCTGTAAAAAAAGGCTGGACTAAAGATAAAGCTTTTTTACAAGAAATAGGTTATTCATCATGA
- a CDS encoding L,D-transpeptidase family protein, translated as MRLLLLIFINLTLFANDILTNYRISGINEIEKQMDFELTKEEYWSAYIQNIDTTFGYIESYSNILTCNKEASHLNLYVSDDSSNFQFKKEYSAFTGKRKGDKTEEGDLKTPIGIYQIVEKLSKDTKLNSFYGPLAFVTSYPNIYDEYRGKNGSGIWIHGLPTNESRDDFTRGCIAINNPNIECLDRNIDIKKTLLIINSSEVKKNIPKKTLSSILSQLYAWRYAWLYNDTNSYLNFYSSEFVRNDGMDIQKFKNYKARVFRKSEKKTIIFNDINIVPYPDSNDVYQIAFKEFYESDTFKFSGDKTLIVKIDKNSKISILTEK; from the coding sequence ATGAGATTATTGCTTCTAATATTTATAAATTTAACTCTTTTTGCTAATGATATTTTAACTAACTACAGAATTAGTGGCATCAATGAAATTGAGAAGCAGATGGACTTTGAACTTACTAAAGAGGAGTATTGGTCTGCCTATATACAAAATATAGATACAACATTTGGTTACATTGAATCATATTCAAATATTCTTACATGTAATAAAGAAGCATCCCATCTAAATCTATATGTTTCAGATGATAGTTCTAATTTTCAATTTAAAAAAGAGTACAGTGCATTTACTGGAAAAAGAAAAGGTGATAAAACTGAGGAGGGAGACTTAAAGACACCAATTGGAATATATCAAATAGTTGAAAAACTATCCAAGGATACAAAACTAAATTCGTTTTATGGCCCACTGGCATTTGTTACTTCGTACCCTAATATATATGATGAGTATAGGGGGAAAAATGGCTCTGGTATTTGGATACATGGGCTTCCAACGAATGAGTCAAGAGATGATTTCACAAGAGGCTGCATTGCTATAAATAATCCAAATATAGAATGTTTGGATAGAAATATTGATATTAAAAAAACTCTATTAATTATAAATAGTTCTGAAGTTAAAAAGAATATTCCTAAAAAAACTCTCTCATCAATTTTGTCACAACTGTATGCTTGGAGATATGCTTGGCTGTATAATGATACGAACAGCTATCTAAATTTTTACAGCTCTGAATTTGTAAGAAATGATGGAATGGATATTCAAAAATTTAAAAACTATAAAGCAAGAGTTTTTAGAAAGAGTGAGAAAAAAACCATTATATTTAACGATATAAATATAGTCCCATACCCAGATAGTAATGATGTTTATCAAATTGCTTTTAAAGAATTTTACGAGTCTGATACATTTAAATTTTCTGGTGATAAAACTTTAATTGTAAAAATTGATAAAAACAGTAAAATCTCAATTTTAACAGAAAAATAA
- a CDS encoding M99 family carboxypeptidase catalytic domain-containing protein, producing MNTFIVKIIFISLLLITNAHTNIQLIKKENSDSNTTLLIIAGVHGDEPGGYFAASILATHYDIKSKNLWIVPNLNQKSIQEDSRGIYGDMNRKFSAIDKGDKDANIIKEIKEIILSKNVSLVLNLHDGHGFYRKENHGKIFNPTAWGQTCVIDQCSLNQNQPFGNLNNIASTVKNNMNKKLLEEHHSFNVKNTKTKFDDEEMQLSLTYFAVTNNKPAFAIESSKNLSSLSQKVFYQLLAIEEFMNIMEISYTKKFELNESNLGDIIKGYGILGINDNILLNLSNIKKNLSYIPIKSKGNVFKFSNPLGSIKSSNGKFIVYIGNKSVTTLKPQFFKSASDYAKKFDAIIDGKTISFDNTSEIFVFDDFNIVEQADYRVNVIGYTSVKKKSESGIDIKLRDLNKRFSIDNNNKVYRVEFYKNDEFCFMSKIHFK from the coding sequence ATGAATACCTTTATAGTTAAAATAATTTTTATATCTCTTTTGTTGATCACTAATGCTCACACTAACATACAGCTTATTAAGAAAGAGAACTCTGACTCAAATACAACACTGCTTATAATAGCTGGCGTTCATGGAGATGAACCAGGTGGATATTTTGCTGCATCTATATTAGCCACTCACTATGACATTAAATCTAAAAACTTATGGATAGTTCCAAACCTGAATCAAAAAAGTATTCAAGAGGATTCAAGAGGAATATATGGAGATATGAATAGAAAATTTTCTGCTATTGACAAAGGTGATAAAGACGCTAACATTATTAAAGAGATTAAAGAGATTATTCTATCAAAAAACGTATCATTAGTTTTAAATTTACATGATGGGCATGGTTTTTATAGAAAAGAAAACCATGGTAAAATTTTCAACCCAACCGCGTGGGGGCAAACCTGTGTAATAGATCAATGTAGTCTTAATCAAAATCAACCATTTGGAAATTTAAACAACATAGCTTCAACTGTTAAAAATAACATGAATAAGAAACTTTTAGAAGAACATCATAGCTTTAATGTTAAAAATACAAAAACAAAATTCGATGATGAAGAGATGCAACTATCACTTACATATTTTGCTGTAACAAACAATAAACCAGCTTTTGCTATTGAGAGTAGCAAAAATCTCTCTTCATTATCTCAAAAAGTATTTTATCAGCTACTAGCAATTGAAGAGTTCATGAACATAATGGAAATTTCATACACTAAAAAATTTGAGTTGAATGAAAGTAACCTAGGAGACATTATAAAAGGCTATGGGATATTGGGTATAAATGACAACATTTTGTTAAATTTGAGCAATATCAAAAAAAATTTAAGCTATATTCCGATAAAATCAAAGGGTAATGTGTTTAAGTTTTCAAATCCATTGGGTAGTATCAAGAGTAGCAATGGTAAATTCATTGTTTACATTGGTAACAAAAGTGTTACAACGCTTAAACCACAATTTTTTAAAAGTGCAAGTGATTATGCAAAAAAATTCGATGCTATTATTGATGGAAAGACTATTTCATTCGATAACACTTCAGAAATTTTTGTATTTGACGATTTTAACATAGTTGAGCAAGCTGATTATCGTGTTAATGTTATTGGCTACACTTCTGTAAAGAAAAAAAGTGAAAGTGGGATAGACATAAAACTTAGAGACTTAAACAAAAGGTTTTCAATTGACAATAACAATAAAGTTTATAGAGTTGAGTTTTATAAAAATGATGAGTTTTGCTTTATGTCAAAAATTCATTTTAAATAA
- the pilO gene encoding type 4a pilus biogenesis protein PilO, producing MNFKLTVEDYLQKIDNFFKEKSKKDTYYVYIMVAGVVTALAYPFYDLSVDEFTNVKKKVTEITKKINADKAFLQVNPETKIVKLNQEIKRFETELQINRDNNEYIKSKIETISSLIYDERAWGEYLSSISTNAKKYKIKIINFTNKYATNNKSFGHILDINIQLQGNYSNTLKFINSLEKSELVVDAHDISMKAEDALNTKLDISVWGITY from the coding sequence ATGAATTTTAAATTAACAGTAGAAGATTACTTACAAAAGATAGATAACTTCTTTAAAGAAAAGTCAAAAAAAGATACTTATTATGTATACATAATGGTTGCAGGCGTAGTAACTGCTTTAGCATATCCATTTTATGACTTATCGGTTGATGAGTTTACAAATGTAAAGAAGAAAGTGACTGAAATAACAAAAAAAATTAATGCTGATAAAGCATTTTTACAAGTTAATCCAGAAACTAAAATTGTTAAATTAAACCAAGAGATTAAAAGATTTGAAACTGAATTACAAATCAATAGAGACAATAATGAATATATAAAAAGTAAGATTGAAACAATATCTTCACTTATATACGATGAAAGAGCTTGGGGTGAATATCTTAGTTCTATATCTACTAATGCAAAGAAATACAAAATTAAGATAATCAATTTCACGAATAAATATGCAACAAATAATAAATCTTTTGGACATATACTTGATATAAACATTCAACTTCAAGGTAACTACTCGAATACGCTTAAATTTATAAACTCTTTAGAAAAAAGTGAACTTGTTGTAGACGCACATGATATAAGTATGAAAGCAGAAGATGCTCTAAATACAAAACTTGATATTTCAGTTTGGGGGATTACCTACTAA
- the mshL gene encoding pilus (MSHA type) biogenesis protein MshL, translating into MKLLKTTMYTTLVTLLLSSSVLADCSYELFSISSTKNTKIIDFVEQLSDECDYSIIITDSHAEEFLNTKLQKTNLNNLTIDEVFNIVLKENNLSYTLENNILKISYLNTKMFSIDYILSQRKGESNTDITLSSEGAGTATATTTTATTTDGNSMGGGGAGKSGMKIESTDEVVFWHELDLELQRVLNRPQDKYKAEAPIINKNAGIVTVTATIKQMDRLEGYLKNLQDKVQLQVLIDVQLLSVTMSKGKTTGVDWKQLYALQDININFQTGAGQIDGAKQDSFITLNSATGVNLNEVIKFLKTQGDVTSISNPKVLTLNNQPALITAGVEYFYKITSTETLAGATSGTQSSSEDVQSVFAGVLLDITPEISDDKTITLKINPSLSEAISSTFIAAGASDRTMPPDLSRRQLSSVVTVKDGNRIILGGLITTLDSIDVNKVPILGDIPIVNYLFKYENKVKTVTELVIVIEPHIINKEKDTLSLSDLGYTNILKDQLLNVKKKEADEI; encoded by the coding sequence ATGAAACTTTTAAAAACTACAATGTATACAACATTAGTAACACTTCTACTTTCAAGTAGTGTATTGGCAGACTGTTCTTATGAACTATTTAGTATAAGTTCGACAAAAAATACCAAAATAATAGATTTTGTTGAACAGCTTAGCGATGAGTGTGATTATAGTATTATCATAACTGATTCACATGCTGAAGAATTTTTAAATACAAAATTACAAAAAACTAATCTTAATAATTTAACAATAGACGAAGTTTTCAACATTGTATTAAAAGAAAATAATCTATCATATACACTTGAAAACAATATTCTAAAGATCTCATACCTTAACACAAAAATGTTTAGTATCGACTATATACTCTCACAAAGAAAAGGTGAGTCAAACACCGATATAACACTCTCTTCAGAAGGTGCAGGAACTGCAACAGCAACTACTACAACTGCTACAACTACTGATGGCAATTCAATGGGTGGTGGTGGTGCTGGTAAATCAGGTATGAAAATTGAGAGCACAGATGAAGTTGTCTTCTGGCATGAACTAGATTTAGAGCTTCAAAGAGTTTTAAACAGACCTCAAGATAAATACAAAGCAGAAGCTCCTATTATAAATAAAAATGCAGGTATAGTAACCGTTACTGCAACGATAAAGCAGATGGACAGACTGGAAGGCTACCTTAAAAATCTTCAAGACAAAGTTCAACTTCAAGTTTTAATAGATGTTCAACTTCTTTCAGTAACAATGAGCAAAGGTAAAACTACCGGTGTTGATTGGAAACAGCTGTATGCTCTTCAAGATATTAATATAAACTTTCAGACAGGTGCTGGCCAAATAGATGGAGCGAAGCAAGACAGCTTTATTACACTTAATAGTGCTACTGGTGTGAACTTAAACGAGGTAATAAAATTTCTTAAAACGCAAGGTGATGTAACTTCTATCTCTAATCCGAAGGTTTTAACTCTAAATAATCAACCTGCACTAATAACTGCAGGAGTGGAATATTTTTATAAAATAACAAGTACAGAGACATTAGCAGGCGCTACAAGCGGAACTCAAAGCTCTAGCGAAGATGTTCAATCAGTTTTTGCAGGTGTTCTTTTAGATATTACACCTGAAATTTCTGATGACAAAACAATTACACTCAAGATTAACCCATCTCTCTCCGAAGCAATTAGCAGCACATTTATAGCTGCAGGAGCTTCTGATAGAACTATGCCACCGGATTTAAGTCGTCGCCAATTGTCATCAGTAGTAACTGTTAAAGATGGTAATCGTATTATTTTGGGTGGTTTAATAACTACACTTGACTCAATTGATGTAAATAAAGTTCCTATATTGGGTGATATTCCTATTGTTAACTATCTTTTCAAATATGAGAATAAAGTTAAAACTGTCACAGAGCTTGTAATTGTAATTGAGCCTCATATAATTAATAAAGAGAAGGATACACTTTCTTTAAGTGACCTAGGTTATACAAATATTTTAAAAGATCAATTATTAAATGTCAAAAAGAAAGAGGCAGATGAAATCTAG
- a CDS encoding ATP-binding protein — protein sequence MKSSIYEISRDVFLDTVNAEDYIQLDRVSTIYQSLKYSINKPLKMILLYGKPGTGKSMFLTKLHKDLSSTQKIHLYKTPILDESEFFKTLAQDLFGIKYSGELNFTQFMKVVENQELDNGIIPLILLDEAQLYSTPLIEKIRLLSDTRKVKFVIALHKTDKEDIIAKEHFQTRIWESIQLENSSSSELKIYIQKKLLKANCFDSANMFSRKSVNLIHKLTNGNYRDTNKLIYTLFDIYVHYMQNNPSKINGDTISKKIIEMSAIHTGLISA from the coding sequence ATGAAATCTAGTATCTATGAAATCTCTAGGGATGTTTTTTTAGATACTGTAAATGCTGAGGACTACATACAATTAGATAGAGTGTCAACTATTTATCAATCTCTAAAATACTCTATAAATAAGCCTCTTAAAATGATACTTCTTTATGGAAAGCCCGGTACTGGAAAAAGTATGTTTTTAACGAAACTACATAAAGATCTTTCATCTACTCAAAAAATTCATCTTTATAAGACACCTATTCTAGATGAGAGTGAGTTTTTCAAAACACTTGCTCAAGATTTATTTGGTATTAAATATAGTGGAGAATTAAATTTTACACAATTTATGAAAGTAGTAGAAAATCAAGAGCTTGACAACGGAATAATCCCTTTGATACTTCTTGATGAGGCACAATTATATTCAACTCCTTTAATTGAAAAAATTAGACTTCTATCAGATACAAGAAAAGTAAAATTTGTAATTGCTCTTCACAAAACAGATAAAGAAGATATTATTGCAAAGGAGCATTTTCAAACAAGAATTTGGGAGAGTATTCAGCTCGAGAATTCTTCAAGCTCAGAGCTTAAAATCTATATTCAAAAAAAACTTCTTAAAGCAAATTGCTTTGACAGCGCAAATATGTTCTCTAGAAAGTCTGTAAATTTAATACATAAACTAACAAATGGAAACTATAGAGATACTAATAAATTAATCTACACATTATTTGACATATATGTTCATTATATGCAAAATAATCCATCTAAAATAAATGGGGATACTATTTCAAAAAAAATTATTGAGATGTCAGCAATACATACAGGACTTATAAGTGCTTAA
- a CDS encoding GspE/PulE family protein, protein MDRITSDLLANGSIMQSQVDRLVAKGLDTNLILRDITLSGFMTMDRLIRFIVDKIQNGIYDISIIDNYDYIQEKDVLVKLAQEQDLLFLDLDSIDMDYRLTENLSLTQLKKYNVFPISEDEMSVTIAFCDPLDLEAQESVQRLFVRKPIKVAVSTKKQILSYLFKVELKDSVKGLVRKIRDELNSISSIEEQQEASSILLLIDVILNACIKGRASDVHIEPTEKNCVVRARIDGKLAEIFIFEKDIYPPLASRLKLLANLDIAEKRKPQDGRFSTLVGSREYDFRISTLPILYGESIVMRVLDKQKALVKLEEAGMDSASYHKLLKGLEAPYGIILVTGPTGSGKTTTLYGALNELRNVEDKVITVEDPVEYRMNLIQQVQVNPKVGLSFADALRSILRQDPDKIMIGEIRDKETLEIAIKAALTGHLVISTLHTNDSISAIARMVDMGIQHYLISGALVAIQAQRLVRKICTHCKTVTKIPASALEELHGLIPENSKFYIGKGCKECNDTGYMGREMICEVLTITEELSSLIAKGESNDILHAQALKDGFIGILKNGIDKAIEGITSLEEILKVAK, encoded by the coding sequence ATGGATAGAATTACTTCGGATTTACTAGCCAATGGCTCCATTATGCAAAGCCAAGTTGACAGGCTAGTTGCAAAAGGGTTGGACACTAACCTAATCCTTAGAGATATTACACTCTCTGGGTTTATGACAATGGATAGGCTTATTCGATTCATAGTAGATAAAATTCAAAATGGTATTTATGATATCTCAATTATAGACAACTATGACTACATACAGGAAAAGGATGTTTTAGTTAAACTAGCTCAAGAGCAAGACCTTTTATTTTTGGACCTTGACTCTATTGATATGGACTATAGATTAACTGAAAACTTATCCCTTACACAACTAAAGAAATATAATGTTTTTCCTATATCAGAAGATGAGATGAGTGTTACAATTGCTTTTTGTGATCCACTTGACTTAGAAGCTCAGGAATCTGTTCAGAGGCTTTTTGTTAGAAAGCCTATTAAGGTAGCAGTATCAACAAAAAAACAGATTCTTTCATATCTTTTTAAAGTTGAACTTAAAGATAGCGTTAAAGGTCTTGTAAGAAAAATAAGAGATGAGCTAAACTCTATTAGTTCTATAGAAGAGCAACAAGAAGCATCTTCAATATTACTTTTGATTGATGTTATTTTAAATGCATGTATTAAAGGTCGTGCAAGTGATGTTCATATTGAACCAACAGAGAAAAACTGTGTAGTTCGTGCACGTATTGATGGGAAATTAGCTGAAATATTTATTTTTGAAAAAGACATATATCCACCTTTAGCTTCAAGGCTAAAACTACTTGCAAACCTTGATATTGCGGAGAAGAGAAAACCGCAAGATGGACGTTTCTCAACACTTGTTGGCTCTAGAGAATATGACTTCCGTATATCAACACTACCTATATTGTATGGTGAATCCATTGTTATGAGGGTACTAGATAAACAAAAAGCATTAGTTAAACTTGAAGAAGCAGGTATGGATAGTGCAAGTTATCATAAGCTTCTAAAAGGCTTAGAAGCTCCTTATGGAATAATATTAGTCACAGGTCCTACTGGTAGTGGTAAGACAACTACTCTATATGGTGCACTAAATGAACTTAGAAATGTTGAAGACAAGGTTATAACTGTTGAAGACCCTGTAGAGTATAGAATGAACCTAATTCAGCAGGTTCAAGTTAATCCAAAAGTAGGTCTTAGTTTCGCAGATGCACTTCGTTCGATATTAAGACAAGATCCAGATAAAATAATGATTGGTGAGATTCGCGATAAAGAGACACTGGAGATAGCAATTAAAGCAGCGCTTACAGGCCACTTAGTAATATCAACACTTCATACTAATGACTCTATTAGTGCAATAGCTCGTATGGTTGACATGGGTATACAACATTACTTAATTAGCGGTGCACTTGTTGCTATACAGGCGCAAAGGCTAGTTAGGAAAATATGTACACATTGCAAAACTGTAACAAAAATACCAGCTTCTGCTCTAGAAGAGTTACATGGACTTATTCCAGAAAATTCTAAATTTTATATTGGAAAAGGGTGTAAAGAGTGTAATGATACTGGCTATATGGGAAGAGAGATGATATGTGAGGTTCTCACTATTACTGAAGAACTTTCCTCTTTAATTGCAAAAGGTGAATCTAATGATATACTACATGCCCAAGCTCTCAAAGATGGTTTTATAGGAATACTAAAAAATGGTATTGACAAAGCTATTGAAGGCATTACAAGTTTAGAAGAAATTTTAAAGGTGGCAAAATAA